From the Harpia harpyja isolate bHarHar1 chromosome 16, bHarHar1 primary haplotype, whole genome shotgun sequence genome, one window contains:
- the GATD1 gene encoding glutamine amidotransferase-like class 1 domain-containing protein 1 isoform X2, giving the protein MRRRPPPPPPGSAAPRAMSDRLGKPTCLIVASAAAAGVSAQSFLHCFTLTSSAFNLQVATPGGKSIDFVDVNESNMRWIQDFRMKSYANPAKLESIDGARYHALLIPNCPGAMTDLANSGYLAKILQHFSTENKPICAVGHGVAALCCATNEDKSWVFQGYSLTGPSVYELVRQPNFASLSIIVEDFVKDSGATFSASSPDAVHVVLDRHLVTGQNENSTIPAVQNLLILCNVRK; this is encoded by the exons ATGAGGAGAcggccccctccgccgccgccgggctccgccgcgccccgcgccATGTCGGACCGGCTCGGCAAGCCCACCTGCCTTATCGTCGCCAGCGCCGCTGCCGCGG GTGTGTCAGCCCAGTCCTTCCTTCACTGCTTTACACTGACTAGCTCTGCTTTTAATCTGCAAGTTGCGACTCCTGGG GGGAAGTCAATTGATTTTGTGGATGTGAACGAGAGCAACATGCGCTGGATACAGGATTTTCGTATGAAATCGTATGCAAACCCTGCCAAGTTGGAGTCGATTGATG GTGCTAGATACCATGCGTTGCTGATTCCAAACTGTCCCGGGGCTATGACTGACCTTGCAAACAGTGGGTACCTGGCTAAGATATTGCAGCACTTCAGCACTGAGAACA AGCCTATCTGTGCGGTTGGACATGGAGTTGCAGCTTTGTGTTGTGCCACCAATGAGGATAAATCCTGGGTATTTCAGGGATACAGCCTGACAGGG CCCTCTGTGTACGAACTAGTAAGGCAGCCTAATTTTGCCAGTTTGTCCATTATTGTGGAAGATTTCGTGAAAGATTCTGGAGCTACGTTTAGTG CCAGCAGTCCAGATGCTGTACATGTCGTGCTGGACAGGCACCTGGTGACAGGCCAGAATGAGAATTCCACTATTCCTGCGGTCCAGAATCTTCTTATTCTTTGCAATGTCAG GAAATGA
- the GATD1 gene encoding glutamine amidotransferase-like class 1 domain-containing protein 1 isoform X3, with amino-acid sequence MRRRPPPPPPGSAAPRAMSDRLGKPTCLIVASAAAAGVSAQSFLHCFTLTSSAFNLQVATPGGKSIDFVDVNESNMRWIQDFRMKSYANPAKLESIDGARYHALLIPNCPGAMTDLANSGYLAKILQHFSTENKPICAVGHGVAALCCATNEDKSWVFQGYSLTGPSVYELVRQPNFASLSIIVEDFVKDSGATFSASSPDAVHVVLDRHLVTGQNENSTIPAVQNLLILCNVR; translated from the exons ATGAGGAGAcggccccctccgccgccgccgggctccgccgcgccccgcgccATGTCGGACCGGCTCGGCAAGCCCACCTGCCTTATCGTCGCCAGCGCCGCTGCCGCGG GTGTGTCAGCCCAGTCCTTCCTTCACTGCTTTACACTGACTAGCTCTGCTTTTAATCTGCAAGTTGCGACTCCTGGG GGGAAGTCAATTGATTTTGTGGATGTGAACGAGAGCAACATGCGCTGGATACAGGATTTTCGTATGAAATCGTATGCAAACCCTGCCAAGTTGGAGTCGATTGATG GTGCTAGATACCATGCGTTGCTGATTCCAAACTGTCCCGGGGCTATGACTGACCTTGCAAACAGTGGGTACCTGGCTAAGATATTGCAGCACTTCAGCACTGAGAACA AGCCTATCTGTGCGGTTGGACATGGAGTTGCAGCTTTGTGTTGTGCCACCAATGAGGATAAATCCTGGGTATTTCAGGGATACAGCCTGACAGGG CCCTCTGTGTACGAACTAGTAAGGCAGCCTAATTTTGCCAGTTTGTCCATTATTGTGGAAGATTTCGTGAAAGATTCTGGAGCTACGTTTAGTG CCAGCAGTCCAGATGCTGTACATGTCGTGCTGGACAGGCACCTGGTGACAGGCCAGAATGAGAATTCCACTATTCCTGCGGTCCAGAATCTTCTTATTCTTTGCAATGTCAG GTGA
- the GATD1 gene encoding glutamine amidotransferase-like class 1 domain-containing protein 1 isoform X1 — protein MRRRPPPPPPGSAAPRAMSDRLGKPTCLIVASAAAAGVSAQSFLHCFTLTSSAFNLQVATPGGKSIDFVDVNESNMRWIQDFRMKSYANPAKLESIDGARYHALLIPNCPGAMTDLANSGYLAKILQHFSTENKPICAVGHGVAALCCATNEDKSWVFQGYSLTGPSVYELVRQPNFASLSIIVEDFVKDSGATFSASSPDAVHVVLDRHLVTGQNENSTIPAVQNLLILCNVSRK, from the exons ATGAGGAGAcggccccctccgccgccgccgggctccgccgcgccccgcgccATGTCGGACCGGCTCGGCAAGCCCACCTGCCTTATCGTCGCCAGCGCCGCTGCCGCGG GTGTGTCAGCCCAGTCCTTCCTTCACTGCTTTACACTGACTAGCTCTGCTTTTAATCTGCAAGTTGCGACTCCTGGG GGGAAGTCAATTGATTTTGTGGATGTGAACGAGAGCAACATGCGCTGGATACAGGATTTTCGTATGAAATCGTATGCAAACCCTGCCAAGTTGGAGTCGATTGATG GTGCTAGATACCATGCGTTGCTGATTCCAAACTGTCCCGGGGCTATGACTGACCTTGCAAACAGTGGGTACCTGGCTAAGATATTGCAGCACTTCAGCACTGAGAACA AGCCTATCTGTGCGGTTGGACATGGAGTTGCAGCTTTGTGTTGTGCCACCAATGAGGATAAATCCTGGGTATTTCAGGGATACAGCCTGACAGGG CCCTCTGTGTACGAACTAGTAAGGCAGCCTAATTTTGCCAGTTTGTCCATTATTGTGGAAGATTTCGTGAAAGATTCTGGAGCTACGTTTAGTG CCAGCAGTCCAGATGCTGTACATGTCGTGCTGGACAGGCACCTGGTGACAGGCCAGAATGAGAATTCCACTATTCCTGCGGTCCAGAATCTTCTTATTCTTTGCAATGTCAG CAGGAAATGA